One genomic window of Halanaerobium saccharolyticum subsp. saccharolyticum DSM 6643 includes the following:
- a CDS encoding protein kinase domain-containing protein: protein MSKDKAENKNLNKEKLFKDTVPRSRVQLDVVKRVRSALENMPAELPAKIISYQDIIRENGEYYLLYKGSSDLKPLVEYLNKNSISLKKLLQEFKEVLEILEQLELIKNIFPDGINAGNFYIDEQENIYLMPEQLLRSKRNYNEFKFEAPVSDYFRPPEIIEGESWQQHSYIFNTAAVFYYFLSSETIFSDNDQAKVLNKIQSENILELKTLVPQISNSLNNLFMKMLDREKNKRPSLDFIFEELENTTLEKQFELQPFFKRKNIIDNKIVKKKRKKENIKLFFRQSWKPLLFFVILFSSLFWGLSSGPDATITADNSPEEVVNYFYGAIAAKNIRLADEAAEFDLGKMERLISESYVIEKMQAAYSEPNSDREIKQVYSLENFRLEKLSSSENSHTFKAFYEFNFRNSEELYSIELEDQILVEKFDEVWKIKKINGDMKDMIAGEYPWGEE from the coding sequence ATGAGTAAAGACAAAGCAGAAAATAAAAATTTAAATAAAGAAAAACTTTTTAAAGATACTGTGCCACGTTCTAGGGTTCAGCTTGATGTTGTTAAAAGAGTAAGATCTGCTTTAGAAAATATGCCAGCAGAACTCCCAGCAAAGATTATATCTTATCAGGATATTATTAGAGAAAATGGTGAGTACTATTTACTTTATAAAGGTAGTAGTGATTTAAAACCGCTAGTTGAATATTTAAATAAAAATTCTATTAGTTTAAAAAAATTGCTGCAGGAATTTAAAGAAGTTTTAGAAATACTGGAACAGCTCGAACTAATAAAAAATATTTTTCCAGATGGTATAAATGCTGGTAATTTCTATATTGATGAGCAGGAGAATATTTATTTGATGCCAGAACAACTGCTCCGAAGTAAGAGGAATTACAATGAATTTAAATTTGAAGCCCCTGTTTCAGATTATTTTAGGCCACCTGAGATAATTGAGGGAGAATCCTGGCAGCAGCATTCATATATTTTTAATACAGCTGCAGTTTTTTATTATTTTTTAAGTTCTGAAACAATTTTTAGCGATAACGATCAGGCTAAGGTTTTAAATAAAATTCAGAGTGAGAATATTTTAGAACTGAAAACCCTGGTACCACAGATCAGTAATAGCTTAAATAATTTGTTTATGAAAATGCTGGACCGAGAAAAAAATAAGAGACCGAGCTTAGACTTTATTTTTGAAGAACTCGAAAATACAACTTTAGAAAAGCAATTTGAGCTGCAGCCTTTTTTTAAAAGGAAAAATATTATAGATAATAAAATAGTGAAAAAGAAGAGAAAAAAAGAAAATATTAAACTCTTTTTTAGACAGAGCTGGAAGCCACTACTTTTTTTTGTTATTCTATTTTCTTCTTTATTTTGGGGCTTGAGTTCAGGACCAGATGCGACTATTACAGCTGATAATTCGCCTGAGGAAGTAGTAAATTATTTTTACGGAGCAATAGCTGCAAAAAATATTAGACTGGCCGATGAAGCAGCAGAATTTGATTTAGGCAAAATGGAACGCTTAATATCCGAAAGTTACGTGATAGAAAAAATGCAGGCTGCCTATTCAGAGCCAAATTCAGATAGAGAAATTAAACAGGTTTACAGTCTGGAAAATTTCAGGTTGGAGAAGCTTTCAAGCTCAGAGAACAGTCATACTTTTAAAGCTTTTTATGAATTTAACTTTAGAAATAGCGAAGAACTTTATTCAATTGAATTAGAAGATCAAATTTTAGTTGAGAAATTTGATGAAGTATGGAAAATAAAGAAAATCAATGGAGATATGAAAGATATGATTGCTGGAGAATATCCCTGGGGGGAAGAATAA
- a CDS encoding glucose-6-phosphate isomerase (catalyzes the formation of D-fructose 6-phosphate from D-glucose 6-phosphate) — MSVKEDLRLKLDINNVFAEMIGEEHGLTVKELEDAKEEALRAHQNILEAEAEGKMGFMELPYKQEEVVKELKETAEELKDKFDNFVVLGIGGSALGNIAVQTAINDPHYNLFEEARNGYPRLFVSDNVDPEGTKALLDKLDPKKTLFNVISKSGSTAETMSQFLLARKFIADAVGEENVGEHFIATTSKDSGYLIEIAKREGMKKFFIPDNVGGRFSVLTPVGLLSAAMTGVDIEELLDGAAYMDKICREDDFWKNPALVNGLIQYLAYKKGKIMNVMMPYSDRLRDVADWYRQLWAESLGKEVDRQGNQVNVGPTPIKALGATDQHSQAQLYMEGPFDKIITFLEVENFGEELEIPGAYQDLAGLGYLGGHSFDELINTEKWATELALNKRKRMNQTLKVPEVNEFTLGQLFYFFEFQTAVTGELLNVNAFNQPGVELGKNYTYGIFGRDGYQEKKDEFENSASHKDDLIL, encoded by the coding sequence ATGTCTGTAAAGGAAGATTTAAGACTAAAACTGGATATTAACAATGTTTTTGCAGAAATGATTGGTGAAGAGCATGGTTTGACAGTCAAAGAGTTAGAAGATGCAAAAGAAGAAGCTCTTAGAGCACATCAAAATATTCTGGAAGCTGAAGCTGAAGGAAAGATGGGTTTTATGGAACTGCCATATAAACAGGAAGAAGTTGTAAAAGAACTTAAGGAAACTGCTGAAGAATTGAAAGACAAGTTTGATAATTTTGTAGTATTGGGTATTGGAGGATCCGCACTTGGAAACATTGCAGTCCAGACTGCAATTAATGATCCCCACTACAACCTATTTGAAGAAGCGCGTAATGGTTATCCTCGCCTTTTTGTTAGTGATAATGTTGATCCAGAAGGAACTAAAGCTCTGCTGGATAAGCTTGATCCTAAAAAGACTCTCTTTAATGTAATTTCTAAATCAGGAAGCACCGCTGAAACAATGAGTCAGTTTTTGTTGGCCCGTAAATTTATCGCCGATGCTGTAGGAGAAGAAAATGTTGGGGAACATTTTATTGCGACTACAAGTAAAGATTCTGGTTATTTGATTGAAATTGCTAAAAGAGAAGGAATGAAAAAATTCTTTATTCCTGATAATGTAGGAGGAAGATTCTCGGTTCTAACCCCGGTTGGACTCCTCTCGGCTGCTATGACTGGAGTCGATATTGAAGAATTACTCGATGGTGCAGCCTATATGGATAAGATCTGTCGTGAGGATGATTTTTGGAAAAACCCTGCTTTAGTTAATGGCTTAATCCAGTATCTAGCCTATAAAAAAGGTAAGATTATGAATGTGATGATGCCTTATTCTGATCGCCTGCGTGATGTAGCGGACTGGTACAGGCAGTTATGGGCGGAATCATTAGGTAAAGAAGTCGATAGACAGGGTAATCAGGTAAATGTTGGTCCAACTCCGATTAAAGCTTTAGGTGCAACTGATCAGCATTCACAGGCTCAACTATATATGGAAGGACCTTTTGATAAAATCATTACTTTCCTTGAAGTAGAAAATTTTGGAGAAGAATTAGAAATTCCTGGAGCTTATCAGGATTTAGCTGGTCTTGGTTATTTAGGAGGCCATAGCTTTGATGAATTAATTAATACAGAAAAATGGGCAACAGAACTTGCTTTAAATAAGCGCAAGAGAATGAATCAAACTCTTAAGGTTCCAGAAGTCAATGAATTTACTTTAGGTCAGTTATTCTATTTCTTTGAATTCCAGACAGCTGTAACCGGTGAATTATTAAATGTCAATGCCTTTAATCAGCCTGGAGTTGAACTGGGTAAGAATTATACTTACGGAATTTTTGGTCGTGATGGCTATCAGGAGAAAAAAGATGAATTTGAAAATTCTGCTTCACATAAAGATGACTTAATTCTGTAA